A genome region from Planctomycetota bacterium includes the following:
- a CDS encoding flavodoxin family protein gives MNIVAVLGSPHGMKGNTGKVLDALIAGARGRGAAVTLFTLGELKVGPCRACDACHRTGVCPTRDDFHPIKDAMLAADGLVLASPNYIFSVSAQMKCLMDRWCGPLHLQAMEGKYGAAVVTSGGAESPEVENYLLRFLRAMGCWTVGSVGAEGWKLADAAMSRPVLQLAADLGVRLVEAIEKRQTFPNQLAERRAFHERMKGLVLAMKDRWPFEYERWQARAQG, from the coding sequence ATGAACATCGTCGCCGTCCTCGGCAGCCCGCACGGGATGAAGGGCAACACGGGCAAGGTGCTCGATGCGCTGATCGCCGGGGCCCGAGGCCGCGGGGCCGCGGTGACGCTCTTCACGCTCGGCGAACTCAAGGTCGGGCCCTGCCGCGCGTGCGATGCGTGCCACAGGACCGGCGTCTGCCCGACCCGCGATGACTTCCACCCGATCAAGGACGCGATGCTCGCGGCGGACGGCCTGGTGCTGGCCAGCCCGAACTACATCTTCAGCGTGAGCGCGCAGATGAAGTGCCTGATGGACCGCTGGTGCGGGCCGCTGCATCTTCAGGCGATGGAGGGCAAGTACGGCGCGGCGGTGGTCACCTCGGGCGGCGCCGAGAGCCCCGAGGTCGAGAACTACCTCCTGCGCTTTCTGCGGGCGATGGGCTGCTGGACGGTGGGCAGCGTGGGCGCCGAGGGCTGGAAGCTGGCCGACGCGGCCATGAGCCGCCCGGTGCTTCAGCTTGCGGCCGACCTCGGCGTCCGCCTCGTCGAGGCCATCGAGAAGAGACAGACCTTCCCCAACCAGCTTGCCGAGCGCCGCGCGTTCCACGAGCGCATGAAGGGGCTGGTCCTCGCGATGAAGGACCGCTGGCCCTTCGAGTACGAGCGCTGGCAGGCGCGCGCGCAGGGGTGA